A stretch of the Halorussus salinus genome encodes the following:
- a CDS encoding sensor histidine kinase, giving the protein MKVRTKFAVLMLVVTLALTAVVYGQVELAKDRSVSRMQESVDQTAVQTAEQIDAQIRRQKDYVGFYASRPQASNFSRSDEFLREFLTNPYMFAGQVVSANGTVVAFEGDVTSGVRRETVGDDIGDRTYVQYPARTGEIYVTEPERVNGTNQYIVVVSAPIFEEGRITGVLAAAVPVNEFTFLTMVKPLETDARTVAVEARNQTLHEPKASFADEVAANATVSSTGWTVRVSRSRAGLDARLREMAIFQTGSLALVLSLVLGVAVWEYNANIRQAEKLLDGFDALRDGDYDRTPDLASGEEWHQIREGFADLADSLDDRETELREREQRIQVFNRVLRHNLRNDMTVVVNYAEYVADESDDPEISEAAEKIAARGWDLVDLSEKARRLGAGMEGSGTEPVETDVAAVVTDAAAVVRDEYPAADVSVDAPDRQFAVTTPAFDAAVENVCENAVEHNDATDPTVSISVDSVTDDGEEWVRVAVADDGPGIPDHERAVLTDGEETALEHGSGLGLWLVHWVVERSGGRLSFTENDPRGSVVRMDLRPASEE; this is encoded by the coding sequence GTGAAGGTCCGGACGAAGTTCGCGGTGCTGATGCTGGTGGTCACGCTCGCACTGACTGCGGTGGTGTACGGTCAAGTCGAACTGGCCAAAGACCGGTCCGTCTCCCGAATGCAGGAGAGCGTCGATCAGACCGCGGTCCAGACCGCCGAGCAGATAGACGCCCAGATTCGCCGCCAGAAGGACTACGTCGGGTTCTACGCGTCGCGGCCGCAGGCCAGCAACTTCAGCCGGTCCGACGAGTTCCTCCGCGAGTTCCTGACCAACCCGTACATGTTCGCCGGACAGGTCGTCTCGGCCAACGGCACCGTCGTCGCTTTCGAGGGCGACGTAACGTCGGGGGTGCGCCGCGAGACGGTCGGCGACGACATCGGCGACCGAACCTACGTCCAATATCCCGCCCGAACCGGCGAGATATACGTCACGGAACCCGAGCGCGTCAACGGGACGAATCAGTACATCGTCGTCGTCAGCGCACCCATCTTCGAGGAGGGCCGGATAACCGGCGTCCTCGCGGCCGCAGTCCCGGTCAACGAGTTCACGTTCCTCACGATGGTCAAGCCCTTGGAGACCGACGCGCGGACGGTCGCGGTCGAAGCGCGCAATCAGACGCTCCACGAGCCGAAGGCGTCGTTCGCCGACGAGGTCGCCGCCAACGCGACGGTCTCCTCGACCGGGTGGACCGTCCGGGTCAGTCGAAGTCGGGCGGGACTGGACGCCCGCCTGCGCGAGATGGCGATATTCCAGACGGGGAGCCTCGCGCTCGTCCTCTCGCTGGTCCTCGGCGTGGCCGTCTGGGAGTACAACGCCAACATCCGGCAGGCCGAGAAGCTCCTCGACGGCTTCGACGCGCTCCGGGACGGTGACTACGACCGGACGCCCGACCTCGCGTCGGGTGAGGAGTGGCACCAGATACGCGAGGGGTTCGCCGACCTCGCCGACTCGCTGGACGACCGCGAGACCGAACTCCGCGAGCGCGAACAGCGGATTCAGGTGTTCAACCGCGTCTTACGCCACAACCTCCGCAACGACATGACCGTCGTGGTGAACTACGCCGAGTACGTCGCCGACGAGTCCGACGACCCCGAAATCAGCGAGGCCGCCGAGAAGATCGCCGCCAGAGGCTGGGACCTCGTGGACCTGAGCGAGAAGGCCCGTCGACTCGGTGCGGGTATGGAAGGGTCGGGTACCGAACCGGTCGAGACCGACGTGGCCGCCGTCGTCACCGACGCCGCGGCGGTGGTCCGCGACGAGTACCCCGCCGCCGACGTGTCGGTCGACGCGCCCGACCGGCAGTTCGCGGTCACCACGCCCGCGTTCGACGCGGCGGTCGAGAACGTCTGTGAGAACGCGGTCGAACACAACGACGCGACGGACCCCACGGTGTCGATTTCGGTCGATTCCGTCACCGACGACGGCGAGGAGTGGGTTCGCGTGGCGGTCGCCGACGACGGACCGGGCATCCCCGACCACGAGCGCGCGGTCCTGACCGACGGCGAGGAGACCGCCCTCGAACACGGGAGCGGACTCGGCCTGTGGCTCGTCCACTGGGTCGTCGAACGCTCCGGCGGCCGACTCTCGTTCACCGAGAACGACCCGCGCGGGTCGGTCGTCCGGATGGACCTGCGACCCGCGAGCGAGGAGTGA
- the gatB gene encoding Asp-tRNA(Asn)/Glu-tRNA(Gln) amidotransferase subunit GatB produces the protein MTAQAVQREDLAVVIGLEVHVQLETDTKIFCGCSTDVADAEPNTHTCPVCLGLPGALPVLNEAAVESAVKVGKAIDADIPEETTFHRKNYFYPDLPKGFQITQYDAPVCQDGELDVQVDGERRTVGIQRAHLEEDPGSLQHEGGSIDRADYTLVNYNRAGVPLMEIVTDPDFRGAEEVRAFLAKLEEVLEYLGVFDSQRDGSLRIDANLSVVPADEVGENGEISDEALESANRTEVKNISSHKGAEKALAYEATRQKNSIKRGREIEQETRHWDEGRGVTVSMRSKEEEKDYRYFREADLPPLRVSDWKQKLDIPELPDARRERFRDEYDLSEEAASKLTSTKQVADFYEDVAGEYDPDLAATWVADNLLGELNYRDMEITDVEGRLDEFMHLIELVADDEITTKNAEEVVLREMLDEGEGPETVIDREGLGKADEGAVEGAVEEAIDENPDAVEDYHAGEGGALNFLVGQVMQKTGGSADPGSVNQLLRERLDE, from the coding sequence ATGACTGCACAGGCTGTCCAGCGGGAGGACCTCGCGGTCGTCATCGGACTGGAGGTCCACGTTCAACTGGAGACGGACACGAAGATTTTCTGCGGCTGTTCGACCGACGTGGCCGACGCCGAACCGAACACCCACACCTGTCCGGTGTGTCTCGGCCTGCCGGGCGCGCTCCCGGTCCTGAACGAGGCCGCCGTCGAGTCGGCGGTCAAGGTCGGGAAGGCCATCGACGCCGACATCCCCGAGGAGACCACGTTCCACCGGAAGAACTACTTCTACCCCGACCTGCCGAAGGGGTTCCAGATTACCCAGTACGACGCGCCGGTCTGTCAGGACGGCGAACTCGACGTACAGGTGGACGGCGAGCGCCGCACGGTCGGCATCCAGCGCGCCCACCTCGAGGAGGACCCCGGAAGCCTCCAGCACGAAGGCGGGAGCATCGACCGCGCAGACTACACGCTGGTCAACTACAACCGCGCGGGCGTCCCGCTGATGGAGATTGTGACCGACCCCGACTTCCGCGGTGCCGAGGAGGTCCGAGCGTTCCTCGCCAAACTCGAAGAGGTCCTCGAGTACCTCGGCGTGTTCGACAGCCAGCGCGACGGGAGCCTCCGCATCGACGCCAACCTGAGCGTGGTCCCCGCCGACGAGGTGGGCGAGAACGGCGAGATTAGCGACGAGGCGCTCGAATCGGCCAACCGGACCGAGGTCAAGAACATCTCCAGCCACAAAGGTGCGGAGAAGGCGCTGGCCTACGAGGCGACCCGTCAGAAGAACTCGATTAAACGAGGGCGGGAAATCGAGCAGGAGACCCGCCACTGGGACGAGGGCCGCGGCGTCACCGTCTCGATGCGCTCGAAGGAAGAAGAAAAAGACTACCGCTACTTCCGCGAGGCCGACCTACCGCCGCTCCGAGTCAGCGACTGGAAGCAGAAGCTCGACATCCCGGAGTTGCCCGACGCCCGCCGCGAGCGGTTCCGCGACGAGTACGACCTGAGCGAGGAGGCCGCCTCGAAACTCACTTCCACGAAGCAGGTCGCGGACTTCTACGAGGACGTGGCTGGCGAGTACGACCCCGACCTCGCGGCGACGTGGGTCGCCGACAACCTGTTGGGCGAACTCAACTACCGCGACATGGAGATTACCGACGTGGAGGGTCGGCTCGACGAGTTCATGCACCTCATCGAGTTGGTCGCCGACGACGAGATTACGACCAAGAACGCCGAGGAGGTCGTCCTCCGCGAGATGTTGGACGAGGGCGAAGGCCCCGAGACGGTCATCGACCGCGAGGGGTTGGGCAAGGCCGACGAGGGTGCCGTCGAGGGTGCGGTCGAGGAGGCCATCGACGAGAACCCCGACGCGGTCGAGGACTACCACGCTGGCGAAGGCGGCGCGCTGAACTTCCTCGTCGGGCAGGTCATGCAGAAGACCGGCGGGAGCGCCGACCCCGGTTCGGTGAACCAGTTGCTCCGCGAGCGACTGGACGAGTAG
- a CDS encoding lytic transglycosylase domain-containing protein: MHSRRDMLKRIGATGTAAVAVTGLSGSAAAAPGSIPSNYLSEYRATGDAYGIDWTYLAGVGWIETQHGTYESGCAESYAGARGPMQFMPATWDAYGVDGDGDGYADICNYKDAIPAAANYLTASGAPENWDDALYAYNHSWSYVNDVKDAAAYYRDAYGGGGGGGTGFSEGDQVTPTVDLNTRKQPGTDSTVVATVSPGEVGEIVNGPTAKDGYTWWGMHWLDRDVWGWSVEQYLDLA, from the coding sequence ATGCACTCACGACGCGACATGCTCAAGCGTATCGGCGCGACGGGAACGGCGGCGGTCGCCGTCACGGGACTGAGCGGGTCTGCGGCCGCGGCACCCGGTTCCATCCCGTCGAACTACCTCAGCGAGTACCGCGCGACGGGCGACGCCTACGGCATCGACTGGACGTATCTGGCGGGCGTCGGCTGGATAGAAACCCAACACGGCACCTACGAGTCCGGGTGTGCCGAATCGTACGCGGGCGCTCGGGGTCCGATGCAGTTCATGCCCGCGACGTGGGACGCCTACGGCGTGGACGGCGACGGCGACGGCTACGCCGACATCTGCAACTACAAGGACGCCATCCCCGCCGCGGCGAACTACCTCACCGCCTCGGGCGCGCCCGAGAACTGGGACGACGCGCTGTACGCCTACAACCACAGTTGGTCCTACGTCAACGACGTGAAAGACGCCGCGGCGTACTACCGCGACGCCTACGGCGGTGGCGGCGGTGGCGGTACCGGCTTTAGCGAGGGCGACCAAGTGACCCCGACCGTGGACCTGAACACGCGCAAACAGCCCGGCACCGATTCGACGGTCGTCGCCACGGTCTCGCCCGGCGAGGTCGGCGAAATCGTGAACGGTCCGACCGCGAAGGACGGCTACACGTGGTGGGGCATGCACTGGCTCGACCGCGACGTGTGGGGCTGGTCCGTCGAGCAGTACCTCGACCTCGCCTGA
- a CDS encoding MATE family efflux transporter — protein MTTGAITPKLVSLAWPLVAGNLLQTFYNLADMFWVGRVGPNAVAAVSLMFPTAWMFVSVAMGLTAASVALVSQHVGAGDDRKADNVVAQTTILTVAVALVLSAFGYVFRHPLLSLVGAEGQVYAYSLQYIEVLFVSIPFTFLFFVFRAVLRGAGDTRTAMWLMVLSAGANVVLDPFLVLGYGPFPAWGVRGAAVATLISRILAAAIGVGLLVKGDWGVRLRVADLRPDWPVLRKLVDVGYPGTLDGLARSFAAVAMAALVARFGAVPTAAYGIGLRLMSVSWTVSGAVGQATATGVGQNLGAETPDRAATVTWKATGGTMAVLFGVGALMVAFPDEAMRVFIADAEVVAAGVEFLRIIGPFLAFFGGLMVVQGGFRGAGDTRTAMALSVLSRWLLRIPAAVVVAYSWSVTVAGVPLAGLAVGVEGLWWAWSFSAIGSFLVGVAWFSLGRWREGVVERDGTATPGD, from the coding sequence ATGACGACCGGGGCGATTACGCCGAAACTGGTGAGCCTCGCGTGGCCCCTCGTGGCCGGGAACTTACTGCAGACGTTCTACAACCTCGCGGACATGTTCTGGGTGGGTCGCGTCGGCCCGAACGCGGTCGCGGCCGTCTCGCTGATGTTCCCGACCGCGTGGATGTTCGTCTCGGTGGCGATGGGCCTGACCGCGGCGTCGGTCGCGCTGGTCTCCCAGCACGTCGGCGCGGGCGACGACCGGAAAGCCGACAACGTAGTCGCTCAGACCACCATCCTGACCGTCGCGGTCGCGCTCGTCCTGTCGGCGTTCGGCTACGTCTTCCGCCACCCACTCCTCTCGCTTGTCGGTGCCGAGGGGCAGGTCTACGCCTACTCGCTCCAGTACATCGAGGTCCTGTTCGTCTCGATTCCGTTCACGTTCCTCTTTTTCGTCTTCCGGGCGGTCCTGCGCGGCGCGGGCGACACCCGGACCGCGATGTGGCTGATGGTCCTCTCGGCGGGTGCCAACGTCGTCTTGGACCCGTTTCTCGTCCTCGGCTACGGCCCGTTCCCCGCGTGGGGCGTCCGCGGGGCCGCGGTCGCGACGCTTATTTCCCGGATTCTGGCGGCCGCCATCGGGGTGGGTCTCCTCGTGAAGGGCGACTGGGGCGTCCGCCTGCGCGTCGCGGACCTCCGGCCCGACTGGCCGGTCCTCCGGAAACTCGTGGACGTGGGCTACCCCGGTACGCTCGACGGTCTCGCCAGAAGCTTCGCGGCGGTGGCGATGGCGGCGCTGGTCGCCAGATTCGGCGCGGTCCCGACCGCGGCCTACGGCATCGGTCTCCGCCTGATGTCGGTGTCGTGGACCGTCTCGGGAGCGGTCGGTCAGGCCACCGCGACCGGCGTCGGCCAGAACCTCGGCGCGGAGACGCCCGACCGCGCGGCGACCGTGACGTGGAAAGCCACCGGGGGCACGATGGCGGTGCTGTTCGGCGTCGGCGCGCTGATGGTCGCCTTCCCCGACGAAGCCATGCGCGTGTTCATCGCCGACGCCGAGGTCGTCGCGGCGGGCGTGGAGTTCCTGCGCATCATCGGTCCGTTCCTCGCGTTCTTCGGCGGCCTGATGGTCGTGCAGGGCGGGTTCCGGGGCGCGGGCGACACCCGGACCGCGATGGCGCTGTCGGTCCTCTCGCGGTGGCTCCTCCGGATTCCCGCCGCAGTCGTCGTCGCCTACTCGTGGAGCGTCACGGTCGCTGGCGTCCCGCTCGCGGGGTTGGCGGTGGGCGTCGAGGGTCTCTGGTGGGCGTGGTCGTTCTCGGCCATCGGGTCGTTCCTCGTCGGCGTCGCGTGGTTCAGTCTCGGTCGCTGGCGCGAGGGCGTCGTGGAGAGAGACGGAACGGCGACGCCGGGCGATTAG
- a CDS encoding DNA topoisomerase I, whose translation MELIITEKDNAARRIADILSGESAEAERKNGVNVYKWGGRRCIGLSGHVVGVDFPDEYNDWRDVEPVELIDAPIEKKATKENIVSTLRLLARKADQVTIATDYDREGELIGKEAWELVREVNDEVPIRRVRFSSITQNEVTNAFENPDELDFDLAAAGEARQEIDLIWGAALTRFLSLSSRQLGDDFISVGRVQSPTLKLIVDREREIEAFDPEEYWELFADLLKRADDESDEGEDESAAFEAQYFYRDEDGNEAERVWDEETAESVFEALESAASATVERVNRRTRTDDPPAPFNTTQFIRAAGSLGYSAQQAMSIAEDLYTAGYMTYPRTDNTVYPDDLDPEELLDTFSGNYHFGDDADDLLELDDLEPTEGDEETTDHPPIHPTEDVPTKGDLSDDEWEIYELVVRRFFATVAESATWEHLKVVTAVEAASGDDHTLKSNGKRLLKEGYHAVYPYFNTSENYVPDVAEGEELAVTDTRIEDKETQPPRRYGQSRLIETMEQMGIGTKATRHETIEKLYDRGYVESDPPRPTQLAKAVVEAAEKFAELVVSEEMTADLEADMTAIAEGEADLSEVADESREYLEQVFDELRDSREEVGDLLQESLKADKKLGPCPESDHELLVRQSRNGSYFVGCDGYPDCEYTLPLPNKGKPLILDEECDEHGLRHVKMLAGRQTFVHGCPLCKAEEADEQEDEVIGVCPECGEEEGGELAIKHLQNGSRLVGCTRYPDCDYSLPLPRRGDIEVTDERCEEHDLPELVVHNGDEPWELGCPICNYREFQARESESGSDLESLDGIGSKTAEKLSAAGIEDIEDLKDAEVETVASEVQGVSEDRLRGWQAKAD comes from the coding sequence ATGGAACTGATAATCACCGAGAAGGACAACGCGGCCAGACGCATCGCCGACATTCTGAGCGGCGAGTCCGCCGAAGCCGAGCGCAAGAACGGCGTCAACGTCTACAAGTGGGGCGGCCGCCGGTGCATCGGCCTGTCGGGCCACGTCGTGGGCGTGGACTTCCCCGACGAGTACAACGACTGGCGCGACGTGGAACCGGTCGAACTCATCGACGCGCCCATCGAGAAGAAGGCCACGAAGGAGAACATCGTCTCGACCCTGCGCCTGCTCGCGCGGAAGGCCGACCAAGTGACCATCGCGACCGACTACGACCGCGAGGGCGAACTCATCGGCAAGGAGGCGTGGGAACTCGTCCGCGAGGTCAACGACGAGGTGCCGATTCGCCGGGTCCGGTTCTCCTCGATTACGCAGAACGAGGTCACGAACGCCTTCGAGAACCCCGACGAGTTGGACTTCGATTTGGCCGCCGCGGGTGAGGCCCGACAGGAGATCGACCTCATCTGGGGGGCCGCGCTGACGCGGTTCCTCTCGCTCTCCTCGCGCCAACTGGGCGACGACTTCATCTCGGTCGGCCGCGTCCAGTCGCCGACCCTCAAACTCATCGTGGACCGCGAGCGCGAAATCGAGGCGTTCGACCCCGAGGAGTACTGGGAACTGTTCGCCGACCTGTTGAAGCGGGCCGACGACGAGAGCGACGAGGGCGAAGACGAGTCCGCGGCGTTCGAGGCCCAGTACTTCTACCGCGACGAGGACGGCAACGAGGCCGAGCGCGTCTGGGACGAGGAGACCGCCGAGAGCGTCTTCGAAGCCCTCGAATCGGCCGCGTCGGCGACCGTCGAGCGCGTCAACCGGCGCACTCGGACCGACGACCCGCCCGCGCCGTTCAACACCACGCAGTTCATCCGGGCGGCGGGGAGTCTCGGCTACTCCGCACAGCAGGCTATGAGCATCGCGGAAGACCTCTACACCGCGGGGTACATGACCTACCCGCGGACCGACAACACGGTCTACCCCGACGACTTGGACCCCGAGGAGCTTTTGGACACGTTCTCGGGCAACTACCACTTCGGCGACGACGCCGACGACCTGCTGGAACTGGACGACCTCGAACCCACCGAGGGCGACGAGGAGACCACCGACCACCCGCCGATTCACCCGACCGAGGACGTGCCGACGAAGGGCGACCTGAGCGACGACGAGTGGGAGATATACGAACTCGTCGTCCGGCGCTTCTTCGCTACGGTCGCCGAGTCCGCGACGTGGGAACACCTCAAGGTGGTCACCGCCGTCGAGGCGGCGTCCGGAGACGACCACACGCTGAAGTCCAACGGCAAGCGCCTGCTGAAAGAGGGTTACCACGCGGTCTACCCCTACTTCAACACCTCCGAGAACTACGTCCCCGACGTGGCCGAGGGCGAGGAGTTAGCGGTCACGGACACCCGCATCGAGGACAAGGAGACCCAACCGCCCCGAAGATACGGTCAGTCGCGGCTCATCGAGACGATGGAGCAGATGGGCATCGGGACGAAGGCGACGAGACACGAGACCATCGAAAAGCTCTACGACCGCGGCTACGTCGAGAGCGACCCGCCGCGCCCGACCCAACTCGCCAAGGCGGTGGTCGAGGCGGCCGAGAAGTTCGCGGAGTTGGTCGTCAGCGAGGAGATGACCGCGGACCTCGAAGCGGACATGACCGCCATCGCGGAGGGCGAGGCCGACCTGAGCGAGGTGGCCGACGAGTCCCGCGAGTATCTGGAGCAGGTGTTCGACGAGTTGCGCGACTCGCGCGAGGAGGTCGGGGACCTTCTACAGGAGTCGCTGAAAGCCGACAAGAAACTGGGTCCCTGCCCCGAGTCGGACCACGAACTGCTGGTCCGCCAGAGCCGGAACGGCTCGTACTTCGTCGGCTGTGACGGCTACCCGGACTGCGAGTACACCCTGCCGCTCCCGAACAAGGGCAAGCCGCTCATCTTGGACGAGGAGTGCGACGAACACGGCCTGCGCCACGTCAAGATGCTGGCGGGACGCCAGACGTTCGTCCACGGCTGTCCGCTCTGCAAGGCCGAGGAGGCCGACGAGCAGGAGGACGAAGTGATTGGCGTCTGTCCCGAATGCGGTGAGGAAGAAGGCGGCGAACTCGCAATCAAGCACCTCCAAAACGGGTCCAGACTCGTCGGCTGTACGCGCTACCCCGACTGCGACTACTCGCTCCCGCTCCCGCGCCGGGGCGACATCGAGGTCACCGACGAGCGGTGCGAGGAACACGACCTGCCGGAATTGGTCGTCCACAACGGCGACGAGCCGTGGGAACTGGGCTGTCCCATCTGCAACTATCGGGAGTTTCAGGCCCGCGAGAGCGAGTCGGGGAGCGACCTCGAATCGCTGGACGGCATCGGCTCGAAGACCGCCGAGAAGCTTTCGGCGGCCGGTATCGAGGACATCGAGGACCTGAAAGACGCCGAGGTCGAGACCGTGGCGTCGGAGGTGCAGGGCGTGAGCGAGGACCGGCTTCGGGGCTGGCAGGCGAAGGCCGACTGA
- a CDS encoding phosphoglycerol geranylgeranyltransferase, producing MSTSWADWDHIVKLDPDKTLVEGETFEDVCATGTDALEIGGTLDMTQAKMQRVIDACAKYDVPLYQEPSNPAVVVEDDDLDGYLVPVVMNAGAVSWITGAHKEWVRMDDVEWERTTTEAYIIMNPDASVAQLTEADCNQSPEEVAAYAEVAEEMFGQEIVYVEYSGTFGDPEVVEAAADALEDATLFYGGGIHDYESARTMAEHADTVVVGDLVHDEGCEAVRETVEGAKDAKKTPAESV from the coding sequence ATGAGTACATCGTGGGCCGACTGGGACCACATCGTCAAACTGGACCCGGACAAGACGCTGGTGGAGGGCGAGACTTTCGAGGACGTGTGCGCGACCGGCACCGACGCCCTCGAAATCGGGGGCACCCTCGACATGACCCAAGCGAAGATGCAACGGGTCATCGACGCCTGCGCGAAGTACGATGTCCCGCTGTATCAGGAACCGAGCAACCCCGCGGTCGTGGTCGAGGACGACGACCTCGACGGCTACCTCGTGCCGGTCGTGATGAACGCTGGCGCGGTGTCGTGGATTACCGGCGCGCACAAAGAGTGGGTACGCATGGACGACGTGGAGTGGGAGCGCACCACCACCGAGGCGTACATCATCATGAACCCCGACGCGAGCGTCGCCCAACTCACCGAGGCCGACTGCAACCAGTCGCCCGAGGAGGTCGCGGCCTACGCCGAGGTCGCCGAGGAGATGTTCGGCCAAGAAATCGTCTACGTCGAGTACTCGGGTACCTTCGGCGACCCCGAGGTGGTCGAAGCGGCCGCGGACGCGCTCGAAGACGCGACCCTGTTCTACGGCGGCGGCATCCACGACTACGAGTCCGCCCGGACGATGGCAGAACACGCGGATACCGTCGTCGTCGGCGACTTGGTTCACGACGAAGGATGCGAGGCGGTCCGCGAGACCGTCGAAGGTGCGAAAGACGCGAAGAAGACGCCCGCCGAGTCGGTCTGA
- a CDS encoding HalOD1 output domain-containing protein, giving the protein MSGETFDGGDSISDDWRQVEQRVYDPEGDADLATVVVEAIAAARGVDPLDYESMPPLYEFADAESIEETLFGPTGTETERTGREGRDEESVFTFRYGELGVAVNSEGWVSVYEPQ; this is encoded by the coding sequence ATGAGCGGGGAGACCTTCGACGGCGGCGACTCGATAAGCGACGACTGGCGGCAGGTCGAACAGCGCGTCTACGACCCGGAGGGCGACGCGGACCTCGCCACCGTGGTGGTCGAAGCCATCGCGGCGGCGCGGGGCGTCGACCCCCTCGACTACGAGTCGATGCCGCCGCTGTACGAGTTCGCGGACGCCGAGTCCATCGAGGAGACCCTGTTCGGACCGACCGGGACCGAGACCGAGCGAACCGGCCGGGAAGGGCGCGACGAGGAGAGCGTCTTTACGTTTCGGTACGGCGAGTTGGGGGTCGCCGTCAACAGCGAGGGGTGGGTATCGGTCTACGAACCGCAGTGA
- a CDS encoding DUF7344 domain-containing protein — protein MEDDSPPRSYSDSTDRGETEPTSTPRSDDGLRSVLELDDVFAALNNPRRRYLVYTLVEGSDEETLTELATKIAAWEDDVSTDEVTDERRKRVQASLYHSHVPKLADLGVLSYDADKEVIVRAENTEQVEAVLHGAGTELDARQEAHASEDEQP, from the coding sequence ATGGAAGACGACTCACCGCCACGGAGCTACAGCGATTCGACCGACCGCGGCGAGACGGAACCGACCTCGACACCACGCTCGGACGACGGTCTGCGCTCGGTTCTCGAACTGGACGACGTGTTCGCGGCGCTCAACAATCCGCGGCGTCGCTACCTCGTCTACACGCTCGTCGAGGGGAGCGACGAGGAGACGCTCACCGAGTTGGCGACGAAAATCGCGGCGTGGGAAGACGACGTTTCGACGGACGAGGTGACCGACGAGCGGCGCAAGCGAGTACAGGCGTCGCTGTACCACAGTCACGTCCCGAAACTCGCGGACCTCGGGGTGCTGTCGTACGACGCCGACAAGGAGGTCATCGTCCGCGCAGAGAACACCGAGCAGGTCGAGGCGGTCCTCCACGGGGCCGGGACGGAACTCGACGCTCGACAAGAGGCACACGCCAGCGAAGACGAGCAACCATGA
- a CDS encoding ABC transporter ATP-binding protein — protein sequence MTAIQTRGLTKYYGDTRGIDDLSIEVREGEVFGFLGPNGAGKTTTIRTLLGFVAPTGGSATLLGRDVTDEEALLDAKRHIGYLPSDPGLDEGVTGERLIRYHAALKGDERSGDLLERFDPPVEREVGEYSTGNKQKLALVLAFMHDPDLVIMDEPTSGLDPLMQERLYEFIEEERARGTTFFFSSHVLSEVRRVCDRVGIIRDGRLVAMEGVEELLDRSGKRVRVGVESTIDPADFDIEGVHDLDASDGDASFMFTGEYDALLDHLRNYHVVDLDIEEAPLEDVFMKFYDDAPADAAGESAEARPGSGPGAAETAASAGGETDA from the coding sequence ATGACCGCCATCCAGACACGCGGCCTGACGAAGTACTACGGCGACACCCGCGGCATCGACGACCTCTCCATCGAGGTACGGGAGGGCGAGGTGTTCGGCTTCCTCGGGCCGAACGGCGCGGGCAAGACCACGACCATCCGGACGCTACTGGGGTTCGTCGCGCCGACCGGCGGGTCGGCGACCCTGCTCGGACGGGACGTGACCGACGAGGAGGCCCTCCTCGACGCCAAGCGCCACATCGGCTACCTGCCGAGCGACCCCGGCTTGGACGAGGGCGTCACCGGCGAGCGCCTGATTCGGTACCACGCCGCCCTGAAGGGCGACGAGCGGAGCGGGGACCTCCTCGAACGCTTCGACCCGCCGGTAGAGCGTGAAGTGGGCGAGTACTCGACCGGCAACAAGCAGAAACTCGCGCTCGTGCTGGCGTTCATGCACGACCCCGATTTGGTCATCATGGACGAACCGACCTCGGGGCTGGACCCCCTGATGCAGGAACGACTCTACGAGTTCATCGAGGAGGAACGCGCCCGCGGCACGACGTTCTTCTTCTCCAGTCACGTCCTCAGCGAAGTCCGGCGCGTCTGTGACCGCGTGGGCATCATCCGGGACGGGCGACTCGTCGCGATGGAGGGCGTCGAGGAGCTACTGGACCGGTCGGGCAAGCGCGTCCGCGTCGGCGTCGAATCGACCATCGACCCCGCGGACTTCGACATCGAAGGCGTCCACGACCTCGACGCCAGCGACGGCGACGCCTCGTTCATGTTCACCGGCGAGTACGACGCCCTGCTGGACCACCTCCGAAACTACCACGTCGTGGACCTCGATATCGAGGAGGCCCCGCTCGAAGACGTGTTCATGAAGTTCTACGACGACGCTCCGGCAGACGCCGCCGGGGAGAGCGCCGAGGCGCGACCGGGGTCCGGTCCCGGAGCCGCCGAGACCGCCGCCTCCGCGGGAGGCGAGACCGATGCTTGA